Proteins encoded together in one Hemiscyllium ocellatum isolate sHemOce1 chromosome 31, sHemOce1.pat.X.cur, whole genome shotgun sequence window:
- the tmem97 gene encoding sigma intracellular receptor 2: protein MSGDSSFTNPTESPMASYSRLLEWVFACYFFTHIPITLAIDLQALLPGDLYLPALQDLLKWYAARFKDPMMLDPPAWFKAFILCEALLQLPFFPVAAYAFYKGNCSWIRTPAIIYSTHVATTVITILAHILFNDFSKSMYPGPKTTSERLTLSAIYIPYLLIPVLILISMLFNKRYNPDEEKKRQ from the exons ATGTCAGGCGATTCTTCCTTCACCAATCCCACAGAGAGCCCCATGGCGTCTTACAGCCGTTTACTCGAGTGGGTCTTTGCCTGCTATTTCTTCACACACATCCCCATCACTTTAGCCATCGACCTGCAAGCTCTGCTGCCCGGGGATTTGTACCTGCCCGCG CTGCAAGATTTATTAAAATGGTATGCAGCTCGATTCAAAGATCCAATGATGTTGGACCCTCCAGCGTGGTTTAAAGCGTTTATTCTTTGTGAGGCATTGCTGCAGTTACCTTTTTTTCCTGTTGCAGCTTATGCTTTCTACAAAG GAAATTGCTCATGGATAAGGACACCTGCTATCATATACTCCACACATGTGGCTACAACAGTTATTACCATCCTCGCACATATTTTGTTTAATGACTTCTCAAAATCAATGTATCCAGGACCAAAAACCACGTCAGAACGTTTAACTCTCTCAGCTATTTACATCCCCTATTTATTAATCCCTGTTTTGATCCTAATATCTATGCTTTTCAACAAAAGATACAATCCTGATGAGGAAAAGAAGAGACAGTAA